CGGCGGCTGTCAAAAGTAAATTTCTCATCATAGTTATACCCTGGTTCACCATCCAGAATACTTGGGGTCTGCGCACCATCCGGAAGCTCATATTCTTTCGCAAAAGTATCAATCTGAGTCCCTTTGATACGAGACGAAGACCAGTAGCCCGCATAACCACCCAGGTTTAAGAAGCCTTTCAATTTCTGACCGCCAAAGGTGAAATGTGCCATCACAGGAAGCTGAATATAGCTGTTCTTGTTCGTATGGTTAATTCCTTCGAAATAGCTGCTGCGCACAATTTTGTAGCTCTTCCGGATGAACTGAGGGTCTGCTTGTATCGCAAACCAATTGTTCAGGTCATACTTAACAGGTATCCCAATATTAAATCCATCCAGGGATTCATACTTGGTGAAAGCCCTGAAGCCGATATTGGTAATGATGTGGTTTTTGTTGTAACCACCTTCCAGTCCGATAGAAAACTGGGCACGTGAAGTGAGCGTCCCGGCAATTATGCCCAGACATAAGAGTAAACATTTTTTTTTCATAAGATTAGGTTTAGCAGATTTTAATCCCTCGCACAGACGAATGCGCAATGATGTATAAGAATAAATAAAAATGCAACTTCATGTCATTTTACTGTACTACTTTGTATAAAAAAGATACTATTCAGCTTTTTATACCAGGTGATCAGTCTGAATAAAAAATAATATCCTGTCCAACAACGTAATTCTGATGCAAATAATAATCAGCAGCAGAAATTAACATCTTTTTATCCGGTATTTCAAAGCCGCATAAGGGGTAAAACCTGGGGACAATATAGAAAAATTAACAATAACTTTAAAAATAAATCAATCCAATTAAATAACCGCCTGATTACCCAAAAAAAAGCACTATCATTCCCGTAGAAGAACCGACAACTGTTAAAATGTGTTAAATATTGTCCTGAGTACAAAAAGATTAATTATTGTGTAGAATTATTCACTACTTTTGTTGCAATAGATGAATACAAAAACTAAAACGATCTCACTTCTGTACATAATTTGCATTTTTTGCATCAGTGTCTGCTGTGGATCAACAGTTTTTGCCCAGCGTTCAGATAGTATAGGTACAAGTGCCAAATACAAAAGAATTGTCAGGACTCCTCAAATCAGAGGTGATGTCCCTTCTTACAAGCCAAGTTATATGCCTGGCTCATCTTTGACACCTTATAACAGCCTTCTTTCGCACAGCAGATCAGCCAGCGGCAGACCAGATAAAATTCTTTCGGTACTTAAAGTTTATCCTAACCCGGTTGATGATCAGATTAATCTGACGATCCGTTTGGAACGGGAGTCCAATCTGTCTATTAAGATCATGGACTTATTAGGAAATGAAGTGGTAACCTTATCTAATGAACGCTTATCTGCGGGAGAGCAAACTAAAACTTTCACCATTCCTAACCGGTTGAACAGCGGGATTTATTTCCTTCGTTTTGTTGCAGGTTCAGAGACTGTTGTTAAACGTATTTCTATTCTCTAAGCTGAATACCCGTTTAAACTCAGCTAATTTTCTGCATCAATCTTTTTTTTACCGGATATAATTTACTTTTACGCATCATGCAAGCTGCATGTGAAGATAATAGACGTTTTTTATATACCTGAATACAATGAAGATAATTGCTATTGGCCGTAACTACGCTGCACACGCTAAAGAATTAAATAACCCTCTCCCATCAAGTCCTGTAATCTTTATGAAGCCGGAAACAGCTGTACTTAAGGATAACAAACCTTTTTATATCCCGGAATTCTCTTCAGATGTACATTACGAACTGGAAGTTGTTTTAAAAATCAATAAAGAAGGGAAACATATTGCAGAGAAATTCGCTGCTAATTATTATGATGAGATTGGTTTAGGTATTGATTTCACCGCGCGTGATCTTCAATCTGCATTGAAAGAAAAGGGGTTACCGTGGGAACTGGCCAAAGCTTTTGACAATTCTGCTGCTGTCAGCCATTTTATTCAAAAAACTGAACTTGCAGATATCAATGCGATACCGTTTGAGCTGAAAGTAAACGGAGAAAGCCGTCAAAATGGAAATACAGCAAATATCCTGTTCTCTTTTGATAAAATTATAGCCTTCGTTTCACAGTACATCACGTTAAAAAAAGGAGATCTGATTTTTACAGGAACGCCTGAAGGGGTTGGCCAGGTTCATCCGGGCGACAAACTTGAAGCATGGATAGGTAAAGAACAATTTCTGAATTTCGATATAAAATAAGTTTAATGATCAAAAAAAGTATATTCCTGTTTGTGCTTGTTGTATTTGCAATAAATACTCAGGCCCAGCAAATTTTCAGTAACAATAAATATCCACTGGTAGATTTCCGTCCGCCGCTGGATATCGTTCCCCCGGCATTAGCGGGTTCTTTTGGTGAGCTTAGAGGGAATCACTTTCACTCAGGAATAGATTTTCGCACCAATCAGCGTGAAGGGTATCCTGTTCATGCAATTGCGGATGGATATGTTTCCAGAATGAGGGTTCAGAACAGCGGATTTGGCCAGGCTATATACCTGGTACATCCAAATGGATATACATCTGTATATGGCCATATATCACGTTTCGCACCCAAAATTGCAGAAGCGGTAAAAGCTTTGCAATATCAGAAAAAGACTTTTGAACTGGATGAATTCCCTGCGGCAGAAGCATTTCCTGTACACAAAGGCGATGTGATCGCTTATTCAGGAAACAGAGGTAGTTCAGGAGGCCCTCATCTTCATTTTGAAATCAGGGACTCTAAAACTGAAAACACGATTAATCCGCAACTTTTCGGGATTCAGATCCCGGACAATATTCCACCGGTTATTTATTCTT
The DNA window shown above is from Pedobacter cryoconitis and carries:
- a CDS encoding porin family protein, with protein sequence MKKKCLLLCLGIIAGTLTSRAQFSIGLEGGYNKNHIITNIGFRAFTKYESLDGFNIGIPVKYDLNNWFAIQADPQFIRKSYKIVRSSYFEGINHTNKNSYIQLPVMAHFTFGGQKLKGFLNLGGYAGYWSSSRIKGTQIDTFAKEYELPDGAQTPSILDGEPGYNYDEKFTFDSRRDRRIELGVLVGTGVSYQLKPRYELFAEARYYRGLTDQQKNYMINQVPRYNDTYVIQVGCMYRLGK
- a CDS encoding fumarylacetoacetate hydrolase family protein, which encodes MKIIAIGRNYAAHAKELNNPLPSSPVIFMKPETAVLKDNKPFYIPEFSSDVHYELEVVLKINKEGKHIAEKFAANYYDEIGLGIDFTARDLQSALKEKGLPWELAKAFDNSAAVSHFIQKTELADINAIPFELKVNGESRQNGNTANILFSFDKIIAFVSQYITLKKGDLIFTGTPEGVGQVHPGDKLEAWIGKEQFLNFDIK
- a CDS encoding T9SS type A sorting domain-containing protein — protein: MNTKTKTISLLYIICIFCISVCCGSTVFAQRSDSIGTSAKYKRIVRTPQIRGDVPSYKPSYMPGSSLTPYNSLLSHSRSASGRPDKILSVLKVYPNPVDDQINLTIRLERESNLSIKIMDLLGNEVVTLSNERLSAGEQTKTFTIPNRLNSGIYFLRFVAGSETVVKRISIL